CAACGGCTGGACCATGCCGAGTTGCGCCGTCGGTGCCCCTGCTCGCGGTGCCGGGCGTTTCGCCTGCAAGGATTGGCCGTTCAGGTGGATTCGCGGGTTCGGGTGGTTGAGGTCAATAGCCAGGGCTATGGGGTGCAGTTGGTCTTCAGTGATGGGCATGAGCGGGGGATTTTTCCCTGGGAATACCTGGCGGGGTTGTAGCTTTGTGCCCATCCCTTGTGGGAGCGAGCTTGCTCGCGATGACGTCAGTACATTCAACCTTTTTGCAAGCTGACCCACCGCCATCGCGAGCAAGCTCGCTCCCACAGGGATACGCTGGTTACTTGAGCAATCGGTGAACCCGTGGCGAGGGAGCTTGCTCCCGCTGGGCTGCGTCAGCAGCCCCAAAATCATTCAACACGGTTAATTTGGTTTTGCGCAGTCAACCCGTGAACTGACTGGCGGCGCTTGTCAGAAAAACCATGGAAGAGTACAAATGTACTCCATGACGACTCTCACTCCCCGCCGCACCGCCATCCTGACCTTCATCCGCGAACGCATCGCCGAGCAGGGCCAGTCTCCCAGCCTCGCTGAAATCAGCGAGGCGTTTGGTTTCGCCTCTCGCAGCGTGGCGCGCAAGCATGTGCTGGCGTTGACCGAAGCCGGCTTCATCGAGGTCAATCCGCACCAGGCCCGGGGCATTCGGCTGTTGAACCAGCCGCCGCGTCCCGAGTTGCTGGACGTGCCGGTGCTGGGACGGGTGGCCGCCGGGCTGCCGATCGGGGCTGATGCCGAAGTCCACAGCCGTCTGTTGCTGGACCCGGCGATTTTCACCAAGGCGCCGGATTACCTGCTGCGCGTCCAAGGCGATTCGATGATCGAGGACGGCATCCTCGACGGCGATCTGGTGGGCGTACAACGCACGCCCCAGGCCGCCAACGGACAGATCGTCGTGGCGCGCCTGGACGGTGAAGTGACCATCAAGCGTTTCGAGCGAGTCGGCGAGCGCGTACGCCTGTTGCCCCGCAACCCGGCCTATCAGCCAATCATCGTCGAAGCCGACCAGGACCTGGCGATAGAAGGTGTGTTCTGTGGCCTGGTGAGGCAAGGCTGATGGGCGCCGTCGTTGCGTTGGACACGCTGTTCAATGGCGGCCAGGTCTGGAAGGGCCGGCCTGCGCCACCGGCCGCCAGCCCGCAGCCTACTGGCCATGCGATGCTGGACGCGGCATTGCCCAGCGGCGGTTGGCCGGAAGCGGCGTTGACGGAAATCCTCATCGGCGCGCCGGGCGTGGGCGAGTTGCAACTGGTGTGGCCGACCCTGGCGCGGTTGTCCGCGGCGGGGGAGCGGATCGTGTTGGTGGCGCCGCCGTTCGTGCCCTATCCCCAGGCCTGGCGAAATGCAGGGGTGGACTTGCGCCAGTTGTCGATCATCCAGGCCGATCCACGGGAGGCCTTGTGGGCCACCGAGCAATGCCTGCGTTCGGGCAGTTGCGGCGCGGTGTTGTGCTGGCCGCGCCAGGCGGACGACCGGGCCTTGCGCCGTTTGCAGGTCGCCGCAGAGACCGGCCAGACCCTGGCGTTCGCCTGGCGCTCGATCCAGGAAGCCATCAACCCGTCCCCGGCGGCCTTGCGCATCGCCATCGATGCCCGGCCTGCGCAATTGCGGGTGCTCAAGTCCCGCGGCGGACTGGCCCGTTCGGCGCCGATCGCTTTTCCCACGCTCACAGGGCATTGAGGTTGCGATGCGCTGGGTCTGTATTTTATTCCCGCAATTGGCGCTGGACGCCGCGCTGCGCCAGCGCCCCGATCCCGACGAGCCCCTGGCCCTGCTGACCGGCCCGGCCCAGCGGCGGGTGCTGCAAGCAGTCAATGAGCCGGCGCGCGCACTCGGCCTGCGCCCTGGCCAGAGCATGACCGCCGCCCAGGCCTTGAGCAAAGGGTTCGCCACGGCCGAGTACGACGCGACGCAAATCGACTATTGGCAACAATTCCTCGCGGCCTGGGCCTACCGCTTCAGTTCCCAGGTCAGTGTTCATTACCCGCGCACGGTGGTGTTCGAGATCGAATCGAGCCTGGGACTGTTCGGGCCGTGGCCGGTGTTCGAGGCGCGGTTGCGGGCCGAACTGACTGAACTGGGCTTTCGCCATCGCATCGTCGCCGCCCCCAACCCCGTGGCGGCGCGGACACTGGCCAATGCCTACGACGCCCTGGTGGTACCCGATAACGAAACCTTGCAAGCGTACCTGGGGCACATGCCAGTGGACCGGGTCGGCCTGGCGCCCGAGGTTGCCACGGCCTTGTCGCGCATGGGCCTGCGCCAGCTCAGCCAAGTCCAGGCCTTGCCCCGACACACTTTGGCGCGGCGCTTCGAAGCCGACATGCTCAAGCACCTCGACGCGCTGGTGGGCAGCCGTACCCTGGCGCTGTCGTTCTACCTGCCGCCGGACCGTTTCGATGTGCGCATCGAACTCAATTACGACGTGCAGTCCCACCAGGCACTGCTATTTCCGTTGCGCCGATTGACCGGTGATCTGTCGGCTTACTTGTGTGGGCGTGACAGCGGCGTACAGCGTTTTGATTTGCACCTGGAGCACGCCGGCTTGCCGGACACGGTCATCAAGGTCGGCCTGCTCAGCGCCGAGCGGGATGCTTCGATGCTGTTCGAGCTGGCCCGTGGCCGTCTCGAGCAGGTGCAGGTCGAGGCGCCCGTGCGCGGTTTTCGCTTGTGTGCCGAAGACCTGCCGAGCTTCGTGCCCCAGCGCCTGGAGTTGTTCGATGAACGTCCCCAGCAGTCCTTGCCCTGGGAACAGCTACGCGAGCGGTTGCGGGCGCGCCTCGGTGATGAATCCGTGCAAGGGCTGGGGTTTGGCGACGATCATCGACCCGAATGCGCGTGGCAGATGAAACCCCAGCCGCAACAACCGACCTGTCCACTGCGTGATGACATCCAGCGTCCCGGCTGGCTGCTCGGCGAACCCCAGGTTTTGCCCGAAGGCCAGGTGCGAATCCTCATGGGCCCGGAGCGCATCGAGTCCGGCTGGTGGGACGGGGCCGATGTGCGCCGCGACTACTACCTGATCGAAACCCGCGCCGGCCAACGCGGCTGGGCCTATCGGCCGGTGGGCGAGGGCGGGCCGTTGTGGCTGCAAGGCTGGTTCGCATGAGCATCGAATACGCCGAGCTGCATTGCCTGTCGAACTTCAGTTTCCAGCACGGTGCCTCCAGCGCCCTGGAACTCTGTCGTCGTGCCAAACAGCAGGGCTATCGGGCCCTGGCGATCACCGATGAATGCACCCTGGCCGGCATCGTCCGGGCCTGGCAGGCGGCCAGGGAGCTGGAGCTGCAACTGATCGTCGGCAGCGAAATCCAGGTCGAGGACGGTCCGAAGCTGGTGCTGTTGGTGGAAAACCTTGAGGGTTATCAAGCCTTGTGCGGACTGATCACCCGTGCCCGGCGCCGTAGCGAGAAGGGCCGATATCGCATCGTCCGGGAAGACTTCGACAAGCCGCTGCCAGGACTACTCGCGCTGTGGGTGCCCGATGGCAAGGAGCCCGAGGCGCAAGGGCGCTGGCTCCAACAGGTATTCAACGCGCGCCTGTGGCTGGCCGTGCAGTTGCATTGCGGGCAGGACGATCGGCGGCGGCTGGCGGACTTGCTCGCATTGGC
This genomic interval from Pseudomonas alvandae contains the following:
- the imuA gene encoding translesion DNA synthesis-associated protein ImuA is translated as MGAVVALDTLFNGGQVWKGRPAPPAASPQPTGHAMLDAALPSGGWPEAALTEILIGAPGVGELQLVWPTLARLSAAGERIVLVAPPFVPYPQAWRNAGVDLRQLSIIQADPREALWATEQCLRSGSCGAVLCWPRQADDRALRRLQVAAETGQTLAFAWRSIQEAINPSPAALRIAIDARPAQLRVLKSRGGLARSAPIAFPTLTGH
- a CDS encoding Y-family DNA polymerase; this translates as MRWVCILFPQLALDAALRQRPDPDEPLALLTGPAQRRVLQAVNEPARALGLRPGQSMTAAQALSKGFATAEYDATQIDYWQQFLAAWAYRFSSQVSVHYPRTVVFEIESSLGLFGPWPVFEARLRAELTELGFRHRIVAAPNPVAARTLANAYDALVVPDNETLQAYLGHMPVDRVGLAPEVATALSRMGLRQLSQVQALPRHTLARRFEADMLKHLDALVGSRTLALSFYLPPDRFDVRIELNYDVQSHQALLFPLRRLTGDLSAYLCGRDSGVQRFDLHLEHAGLPDTVIKVGLLSAERDASMLFELARGRLEQVQVEAPVRGFRLCAEDLPSFVPQRLELFDERPQQSLPWEQLRERLRARLGDESVQGLGFGDDHRPECAWQMKPQPQQPTCPLRDDIQRPGWLLGEPQVLPEGQVRILMGPERIESGWWDGADVRRDYYLIETRAGQRGWAYRPVGEGGPLWLQGWFA
- the lexA gene encoding transcriptional repressor LexA, giving the protein MYSMTTLTPRRTAILTFIRERIAEQGQSPSLAEISEAFGFASRSVARKHVLALTEAGFIEVNPHQARGIRLLNQPPRPELLDVPVLGRVAAGLPIGADAEVHSRLLLDPAIFTKAPDYLLRVQGDSMIEDGILDGDLVGVQRTPQAANGQIVVARLDGEVTIKRFERVGERVRLLPRNPAYQPIIVEADQDLAIEGVFCGLVRQG
- a CDS encoding gamma-butyrobetaine hydroxylase-like domain-containing protein — encoded protein: MSPLTIGNSREKGLLRLSWPDGREQRLDHAELRRRCPCSRCRAFRLQGLAVQVDSRVRVVEVNSQGYGVQLVFSDGHERGIFPWEYLAGL